The Corvus hawaiiensis isolate bCorHaw1 chromosome 1, bCorHaw1.pri.cur, whole genome shotgun sequence genomic sequence AGATCTGATTGCCTTGGCACAAACCTAGTGGGCAGAATCAAACGCATCACTCCCAAACCCCattacagaacaaaaagaagATTTTGATACACTAGTGGAGTGCATTTACAGCAGTTCAGATACAAAATATGTGCTGTACTTTCAGACatccatttatttaattttttttttaatccaggaCTTGTGTCAAGTTGGCAGAAAGTATATTAGATATTTCCCCACAAAAATACTATTTGGattctcccccctccctccctcccaacTTGATGGGacatccttttcattttttctccttttttttttttctccttcttttctggGCAATACATATTTGCTATTTCAGATCTGAAACGAGTTAGTatagctgaaaaaataaaaaaaagacacaggTTGTTTAAGTGGTTGTTTCAACAGGCTGTCCAATTTAATCTTGCACTGCTATGGTTTGATCCGAATTAGTCGCTGGAACTTCAGAAGGTTTCGCTTCctctggaggggctgcagggtcCGAGGCCTTAGCAGTCGAACTAGGTGTTGCTGTTGCCGCGGGCTCCTTGGAAGAAGGCGCAGCCTCGTTGCTGCTAGGTTTTGAGTCTGAAGCTGGGGCCACTTCACTTTTAGTTTCTTGGGCTGCAGGCGTTGCGGGAGCCTCAGTCTTTTTGGCTTCCCCTTCCTCTTTGCTCTTGTCATCTGCTTTACTGGGAGCTGTGGCTTCTGAAGGCTGGGAAGCTTTTGCATCGGTGCTAGGCTCAGAGGGTTTGGGTGCTTCGCTACTGGCAGcgggagcagaggcagcagtcGGCTCCTCTTGCTTGGCTGCCTGTTCGGTATTCTTCTGTGGCTCTACTTTTGCATCAACAACAGCCTCCGACTTCTCAGGTTCTGTTTTCTGGGTTTCTTCCTGGGtcactgttttctccttctccccttctttttcttccgTCTTATTGGCAGCAACCTGAGtatccttttctcccttctcctccttgttGTTGTCCTTCACTTCTGCAgtctctgtggttttctgggCATCCTCAGCCTCCTTTGGAGTCTCCTCTTCCTCAGTTGCTGCTCCTTCAGCCTTCTTGTCTTTGTCTTTAGCTTTTTCATCATTGACACTGtatcccttcttcttcttgctcagTTTGCCTCCCATGTTGGAGTTCTgtaacagaaaagagaaagagttGATTACCCAAAGCCCAGCATTCATCACTGAGAGAATCAAATTCAGATCAACTGAAgtgcaaaggaaaaatttattctAGCTCCTGTAAAGGAGACCACATGAGGTTTGATAAGATATTCTTAGCTGAATTACCAATTCTGCAGAGCACCACCGCCACTGAGCTTAcatcctgctcagccctgcagacTTTCAGTCAGCAAACCCCCTTCTGCCACGTCCCTTATGAGCAGTCCTCTGAGCAGCGCTTACACTGGTTATAGTtcagcagggaggaaggggacGGAGTAGCAAGAAGTAGCAAGATGATGGAGCACTTACATACAACCACAATCTTTTGTGGCCTGAGAAAgagtggaagaagaaaaaaaacacaggtTTGGGAATATTCTGGTTTGGGAATGAACTGAATTTGACTGCCAATCTTGGCATCCACCACTGGTTAACACAAAGTCCACTATCACTTTAGCAAAGGCTCTGAACCACCTTGTCACTAAGGTCTGGAGAAACCAAAGGAAGCCTTGAGTCAGTGAGAAGGCTAATGCAGAAGACTGCGTCTACTCCCCACATCTCACTGCCTGTTACCCCACAGCCAGTTTCGCTTGTATATACAGCCTTTGGAGAGGGCTGATGGTACCCAGAGGCCAGGAGCATGTGCTTTTCTCACCCAGAGGGATGTGGGCACCCACATCCAGCTGccccagaggcaggaacagCTCCCATGCACAGAGTCCCACCCAGCTTTGCAGCTTCCACAGGGACTGCCCACCCAAAGCCTGACAGGAACTCATCAGGATGGGAAACACGGGCCCTGAAGCACAGCAAGACTGTGACCACTCCAtaagacaaaagaaacaaatacagGTACTTCTGACCACAAGCTTACATGTGCATGTGACATGATACAAcaaaaaatgggagaagaagGGGGCGTATTTGTGGCCTCTGCTCCTGGTTTCCAAACATGACAAGCAATCAGGTACACTGTTCAGTTATTTAAAAGAAGCTGAGCACATTTGTAACCATATCAGTATTTACATAGCCTTTATGTGGGAGTCTTAACTAAGACTATACAAAATCT encodes the following:
- the BASP1 gene encoding brain acid soluble protein 1; protein product: MGGKLSKKKKGYSVNDEKAKDKDKKAEGAATEEEETPKEAEDAQKTTETAEVKDNNKEEKGEKDTQVAANKTEEKEGEKEKTVTQEETQKTEPEKSEAVVDAKVEPQKNTEQAAKQEEPTAASAPAASSEAPKPSEPSTDAKASQPSEATAPSKADDKSKEEGEAKKTEAPATPAAQETKSEVAPASDSKPSSNEAAPSSKEPAATATPSSTAKASDPAAPPEEAKPSEVPATNSDQTIAVQD